The Sporosarcina sp. Marseille-Q4943 genome includes the window GCCCCTTTCGTTATTTCCATAAAGACATCTTCCAAGTTCGTCACATGCTCCGTGAAGGACACAATCTGTAAATCATTTAGAATCGCACGTTTAAGCATTTCGATCTGCCCCACTTCCTCGCCCCTGTAAATGAAGGAAATCCCAGCATCGCCTTCGAGCCTTTCAATCGAGGTGACAAATGGCTGTTCTTCGAAAAATGCAATCGTCTCTGCGATTTTTCCAGCTAAACGGACTGTTATCATTTTCTCGCCTTGCAGCTTTTGCTGTATTTCGGCAACTGACCCATGTGCTATCAATTTGCCATTGTCAATGACCCCGATTTCATCACACATCTCCGCCAATTCAGGCAAAATATGAGAAGATATTAAAATAGTTTTTCCCATGCCTTTCAACGTCTTTAAAATATCTCGCATTTCAATTCGTGCCCTCGGGTCCAACCCTGAGGCCGGTTCGTCCAAGATGAGCACTTTAGGATCATGAATAAGACATCTAGCCAGACATAATCTTTGTTTCATCCCACGGGATAATAGGTCTACATACGAATACCTCTTATGTGACAGATTCACCAATTCCAGCAGTTGAGGAATGAGTTTCTTCCTCTCTTCTTCAGGAATTCCGTAGCTTGCACCATAGAAATCAAGATATTCATCGGCTTTCAACTGGTCATACACTCCGAAAAAGTCGGGCATAT containing:
- a CDS encoding ABC transporter ATP-binding protein — protein: MIEIKGLTKKYGQFTALDDLNLTLHEGTVFGFVGANGAGKSTTFLIISTLLQPTSGDVIINGVSVREKPADIRKLIGYMPDFFGVYDQLKADEYLDFYGASYGIPEEERKKLIPQLLELVNLSHKRYSYVDLLSRGMKQRLCLARCLIHDPKVLILDEPASGLDPRARIEMRDILKTLKGMGKTILISSHILPELAEMCDEIGVIDNGKLIAHGSVAEIQQKLQGEKMITVRLAGKIAETIAFFEEQPFVTSIERLEGDAGISFIYRGEEVGQIEMLKRAILNDLQIVSFTEHVTNLEDVFMEITKGAD